The segment AAACAGTTGAGAAACTTTAGGCGCTGAGCCTGAGCAAAAAACCCAGACCATGAGCATGACAAGGTTGACAAGGGAGCGGGCAAAGCAGAGGAAATTGGTGCTAAAGTAGGGGGAGGCGAGCTTAACGCAAGTTGCCTGCGCAGCTAAGGCCACCGTTGCCCCCACCATGAGACCAACTGCCATAGGGAACCGTTTTTTGGGTCTTTCTAAGTGCTGTATCATTGCTTTTTTTCGCTTAAGTCTATAATATATCTGTATATCGTAAAGGAAAACAAATGGCAAAAAAAACTCGTGTACTGGGGATTGATTTTGGAATGAAGCGGATTGGGCTTGCCCGCTCCGATCTCTCCCGGATGATCGCCTCTCCCCTCAAAACGATCCTCGCTGCTAAAACCCTCGAAGGGACGGTCGACCTGATTCTCAAAGAGCTTGATGAAGTAGACACCATCGTTATGGGACTCCCCCTTCTCCTCTCTGGAAAAGACAGCGAAACCACCACCACTGTCCGGAAGTTTGCCACCCTCCTTGAAGAGGCCAGTGGCCTCCCCCTCATCCTCTGGGATGAGCGGCTCACCTCCAAGCAGGTGGAGCGCCTCCTCATGGAGGACAAAATGAGCCGAAAGAAACGGGCTGCCCACGTCGATACGATGAGCGCTACCCTCATCCTCCAGAATTATCTCGATAGTCTACCAATCTAACTCTAAAGTTGAAGAAGGAGCAACGGGAGCAGGATGGTAGGAATGCCAGCGGGTACTCTCATACTCCTTTTGATGGAAGCGGTGGCGGATCACTATCCCCTTCTCATCGAAAAAGATGGTTAGCTTATAGTCCTTGTTATCGGTTCCTTTATTAATCTCTCCATAGATCGGGATCAGGTTGGTCAGCTTCGGCTTATAGGTCGAAAGGGAGTACACCCATTTTTCCCGCCCCTCAAAGTCTTCTTCCAATTCGTACTGGGTTCCAAAGCGGGCAATCACTTCGTGCTTATGGGTCTTTCCATCGATAATTGCCTGCTCCACATCATAAACTGTAAGCTCAGCAAGCTCCCTCGTTCCTCGGTAGGAAGTACACCCCACAATCAGTGCCCCAGCTAAGCAAAAAAGCAAAATAGTTTTTTTCTTCATTGTTTCCTCAAAACATTATTTTTGGTAAGA is part of the Candidatus Neptunochlamydia vexilliferae genome and harbors:
- the ruvX gene encoding Holliday junction resolvase RuvX, with the translated sequence MAKKTRVLGIDFGMKRIGLARSDLSRMIASPLKTILAAKTLEGTVDLILKELDEVDTIVMGLPLLLSGKDSETTTTVRKFATLLEEASGLPLILWDERLTSKQVERLLMEDKMSRKKRAAHVDTMSATLILQNYLDSLPI